Proteins from a single region of Gammaproteobacteria bacterium:
- a CDS encoding OprO/OprP family phosphate-selective porin — MSDSKMIALRRRQLWAALLAAGLVCANVQAFAQTDAAADEVPVPTPQPELPQNSDNRLARGYTVPGTRARIGGYGEVSFIDENDNAERWRATLDSISLLLNWDDGARWRFFAEVELEDSLILSPGDSTADEAYVSLERLHVDYTRSDFLQLRVGKYLTPIGRWNLIHAAPLVWTTSRPLMTDSTFPTNATGAMIFGVVPLFHRAIDYSIYGSIGEELFPNPELDTFKEAYGIRLNYSFDVHTQIGTSFASFEQELTPDERKEMFGVDFVWKYHRWELQGEWVYRRLQQAAERADERGYYVQLVAPLSERLYAVARTEYLNKVDFDRGVHLQIGGLTWRYSPAWVFKAEYRYAVENDIGVDEGLLTSFAVLF; from the coding sequence ATGAGTGACTCGAAAATGATAGCGCTACGGCGGCGGCAGCTGTGGGCGGCGCTGTTGGCAGCTGGTCTGGTCTGCGCGAACGTTCAGGCGTTCGCGCAGACTGATGCCGCTGCGGACGAAGTGCCGGTTCCGACGCCGCAGCCCGAGCTGCCCCAGAATTCCGACAATCGCTTGGCGCGCGGTTATACCGTGCCGGGCACCCGTGCGCGCATCGGCGGCTACGGCGAAGTCAGTTTCATCGACGAGAACGACAACGCCGAGCGCTGGCGCGCCACGCTGGACAGCATCAGCCTGTTGCTGAACTGGGACGACGGCGCGCGCTGGCGCTTCTTCGCCGAGGTGGAGCTGGAGGATTCCTTGATCCTTTCGCCCGGTGACAGCACCGCCGACGAGGCCTACGTCAGCCTCGAACGGCTGCATGTCGACTACACGCGGTCGGACTTCCTGCAGCTCAGGGTCGGCAAGTATCTGACGCCGATCGGCCGCTGGAACCTGATCCACGCCGCGCCGCTGGTCTGGACCACCTCACGGCCGCTGATGACCGATTCCACGTTCCCCACCAATGCGACGGGCGCCATGATCTTCGGCGTGGTGCCGCTGTTCCACCGTGCGATCGACTATTCGATCTATGGTTCGATCGGGGAGGAGCTGTTTCCCAATCCCGAGCTCGACACCTTCAAGGAAGCCTATGGCATCCGCCTGAACTACTCGTTCGATGTGCATACGCAGATCGGCACCTCCTTCGCGTCGTTCGAACAGGAACTGACGCCGGACGAGCGCAAGGAAATGTTCGGCGTGGACTTCGTTTGGAAATATCACCGTTGGGAACTCCAGGGCGAATGGGTTTATCGCCGCCTGCAGCAAGCAGCGGAACGCGCCGATGAGCGTGGTTACTACGTGCAGTTGGTGGCTCCGCTGAGCGAGCGCCTGTACGCGGTGGCGCGCACCGAATATCTCAACAAGGTCGATTTCGACCGAGGCGTGCATCTGCAGATCGGTGGCCTCACCTGGCGCTACAGTCCGGCGTGGGTGTTCAAGGCCGAATATCGCTATGCCGTCGAGAACGATATCGGCGTGGACGAGGGTCTGCTCACGTCTTTCGCGGTTCTGTTCTGA